The Impatiens glandulifera chromosome 8, dImpGla2.1, whole genome shotgun sequence genome includes a window with the following:
- the LOC124912603 gene encoding zinc finger Ran-binding domain-containing protein 2-like → MNRDGDWMCGTCQHMNFRRRDACQQCTRHRFGGDAAADMASYGMTMMTATKPGDWYCTSINCGAHNFASRTNCYMCGGFKDEYCYGPAAGIMAAAAFHDGSGLPGWKSGDWLCKRFGCGWHNYASRMECYKCKTARDYGAM, encoded by the exons ATGAACAGAGATGGAGACTGGATGTGTGGTACATGCCAACACATGAATTTCAGGAGAAGAGACGCATGCCAACAGTGTACACGTCATAGGTTTGGAGGTGACGCGGCTGCTGACATGGCATCCTACGGAATGACGATGATGACGGCGACAAAACCGGGTGACTGGTATTGCACCTCAATTAACTGCGGTGCTCACAATTTCGCTAGCAGAACTAATTGCTACATGTGCGGCGGGTTCAAAGACGAGTATTGTTATGGACCCGCCGCCGGAATCATGGCCGCAGCTGCATTTCACGATGGCTCGGGCTTACCCGGATGGAAATCCGGTGACTGGCTATGTAAAAG ATTTGGATGTGGTTGGCATAATTATGCTAGCAGGATGGAGTGCTATAAATGCAAAACCGCAAGAGATTATG GTGCAATGTAA